A region of the Thioploca ingrica genome:
CTAGCGCGGTGGAGACGCTACCACTAGCTTTGGTGCCATATCCTAGCGCAGTGGAAGCGTAGCCACTGGCGGTGGTTCTATATCCCAGCGCAGTGGAATAGGGGCCACTCGCCACTGTCCCCTCTCCCAACGCCACACTCCCGCTTTTAACCACTAAACCATAATGCTGAACTCCAGTAAAACTCTTATCATCAAAGCTGGGATTAATCTCAACGGCGGTAAGAATATCATTGTTTTGTTGAGCGACTAAGTTATATTTAAGCTTAATGCCTTGAGGCGTGGTGCTGGATAACACCGGATTGGCTATCGTGCGCTGCTCAACGGCGATGGTTGATTGAGTACCGCCGCTATTTCTTCGTTTTAACTGAGCCAACAGATAAAAATGATGACCCGCATCCGGTGCTGGCAGTTGAGTGGCATTTTCGGCTACCCGGACGCGCCATTCGCGCTTTTGCCGGACGCAAGTTTCAATGCCAATGGCGTTATTGACTAAGTTGGAATCTTCAAGGGCATCGACTTCGCGTTCCCAAATGTCAAGGTACACGAGGTCAGTTCGGGTGGTGTTATTGGGAGGTAGAGTGAGTGCGGGGACACCGGCTTGAATGGTGTAGTTGAGAATCGCCGGATTGTTGACGATGAAGCCGTTGACGAGGCAAAAACCGGCGCCGATTTGAAAATCGGGAGGGGTACCGACAATTGTTTGAATTAAAAAAGCATTACTGCCCTGAGCTACGCCGTCACCGACGAAGTTTTTGACGAGGTTTTCAAATTCAGCGCGGCGGATGTCTTCAGACTCATTCCAATCAGCATCGACCAGGGGGACGCCTTGTTGGAGACGGACGCCGACGTATTGTTTATTCGGATCAAAGGTGTTTCTAGAAAAGTTACTCATGATAATATTCTCCTCTCATTACAAATGATCTATTTTGAAAATCGTTAAAAAGATAAGCGAATAATGCGCGTCAACGTAGCCGATTCATCCTTATGAATCACCGGATGTATAACGCTGTTAATCATATACGGCGTATCCCCGGAACCGGAATTAAAAATACCAAATAGCCCAAATTCCCGTAACGGGTAAGTTTTCAATTGGGACGGATTCGGTGGGGGGGGATAGCCGGCGGCTAAAGTCGCGGTGAGTTGTAAACGGGTCGTTGGGGTAGTCACGACGTTATCTTGGTCATCGAGATAAGTTAAAGTCATGTCACCAACCTCAATGGGCGGTTCGTGGGGATTAACTAGCTTAAAATCACTGGTGGTTGACGTTGGGGGAGTCTCGGTATTCCATTGAGCATCCCAACTCTCATTACCCTGACCCACCGCGAGGTGATGAATCCCGGTAAACGTATCTTGTTTTATTAAGCCCGCCAGTAAAATGCGACCATTATCGACAATAGTATTGTGATGCCAGCCGCTGTCGTACAGCAGTTGGTTGGCTGGGCCAGTTAAAATGTCTCTGTATATACCTTTGATTAATTTAAATCTCTCCATTTTAGGTCTCCAAGTTAAGTTATTTTTGGGGTGAAATTCGCTACGCTTAACCACCCTATGTTCTACTAACCACCCCCAACCCCTCCTTGAAAAGGAGGGGAGAGTTTAGGCGGTAGTGTAAAGATCCATTCCCCCTCCTTACCAAGGAGGGGAGAGTTTAGGCGGTAGTGTAAAGATCCATTCCCCCTCCTTACCAAGGAGGGGAGAGTTTAGGCGGTAGTGTAAAGATCCATTCCCCCTCCTTACCAAGGAGGGGAGAGTTTAGGCGGTAGTGTAAAGATCCATTCCCCCTCCTTACCAAGGAGGGGGTTAGGGGGTGGTTGCTATCCCAAGATGCCAACTTCTAAACCGAGTAACGAGCGGTGGTTCGGCGCCAAAATTAACCGTTCGATGCGCCGCCGTCCACGGATTAGTCCCACCCGCCGTCCAAGCTGTATATAACCAAGTCCATTGAGGAATCTTATCCTGATAATCATCAATTAAACCGCTGTAACTGTCGGTCGTCAGCAGATTATTAATTTGGTCAAACCATTGTTCAGCAATCACCTTTTGGCTAATTCCTGCCGGTGCCTGGTAGGTGTAAACCCATTCGTCGTAAACCCCGAAATCGTTGATAAATAACAGCGGTCGAACGGACAGCGGTAGAAATGCTTTTAAACTGTTTTTTAGCACCTTGGGATTGATGGAAAAACCTTGACTACTGGGCGTGAGGTAAATGCCAATCCGACCGCGATCGTATTTATTATTCTCGTAGCTGCCGTAGCGATTGTGACCGGTGTCAATCGTGTAGCTTTGAAAATCGCCAAATTGCTCCCGTAAACTGCTTTTTGTCTGATTACAAGTATCAACGGTGGTGCAGCCGGCGTAACGAAAATCAGTGGTTTGCGTTGCGCCATAACGTTCACTTTGATAATTGAGGGATTCGTTGGAACGATAAATAATCCGCTGGGATTCACCTAGTTGGAGCAGCACCGGCGTCCGCTGAGAATACGGGTCGCGGGTGAGCATTTCGGCGGGTTCGAGCCATGTTTCAGTTGGGGGATCCCATTGCTGCCGCCAGATCGACCAACTGCCGCCGCTATAACTACTCCCTCGGTTAGAACTCCAAACCAGTTCAATTTGACCGCTGCTATTCACCACCGCCGCCGGTTCCCGGTCATCGTAAGCCGCTGGCGCATTCGGCGGTGCTGGGCGCGGTAATTCCTGGGAGTTTCCCCAACCGGGGTTGGCTGAATCGAGAACTTGATAACCGATTTGCCAATGGGTTTGATTGGGCGTCTGTGCAGTTACCGGTCGGCACGGTGGAATAGTTTTGGCTTCGGCTGGTGCAGCGGCGTCTATGATAACGGCTGGCGTGAGTTGCCGCTCTGACCAAAATACCCATAATTCTTTTCTGTCGGGATGAAATAATACGAACAAATCTTGAATTCCTACCGTGCCAGTGGCGGTGCCGGCGGTTGGCGGCAGAAAGTCAGTAGCGGGCTTGTCCAGGCGCGCATACTTTAATTCCCAACTTGTGGTCGGCTGTTTTTCTAACCAGAATAACCACAAACGCTCGGTATCATCAACTACCGCCGCTGGTTGTTGTTGTTCCACGGCGTCTTGAGTTGAATCGAACCGATACACCGGTGACCAAGTTTTATCAGCGAGTTGATAGCAGTAATGAATTTGCCACTGACCTTGCGTTTCATCATAAGCATTCCAAAATACCCACAACTGATTTTGCCAACTCACCGCCGTCGGCTGTTTATTGATAAACGCGGAATTAACGGTCAGCGGCTGACTGGGGCTCCATTGCTCGTTAGTCAACGTTTTGTAACTGATTTCCCACTGTTGATGTCGCCAGGTATGATAAAATAATCCCGTCATCTCAGTCGTCGTCACTACCGCCGGGCGACCTTCGTAAGCAAAATCGAGGGATAACAAACTCGCTTTAGAATCAACTAATTCCCACAGATTAAACCGTTCGGGAACATTAGTGCGCAAAATATTGTAGTGATATTCTTTAATCCGACTTTCCCAACCGAGTAAACGTTTTACCGCCGCTTCCACCGTAGGAATAATGCCAATCGTTCGGTAAAGCTCCGGTGCTCCGCGAATCTCATTGCGCCAAGTCGCGACGGCTTGATTCCGATCCAATTGCCAACCAATCCATTGCGCTAACAGCGGCAGCAGGCTACCTTCAACTTGCTCGCGATCAGACAGCTTTAACAACGCCGTCGCGAAACTGTAAATTTGATCCAACTGCATACCCGGTAACTCGAGCCAACGGCGCAATTGCCCCAACGTGGGCTCCGCCGCTGCGGGCGAAACCGTGGTATCGTAACGGTGATACAAATTAGGTAACAATTGATAAAGTTGCTCACCGAATTGATACGGCCCCGTGGCCATCGCGCTGACCCGCTGCTCCGGATCAAAATACGGCTCTGGAAAAGTAAACAGCGTGTAGTAATAAACCGTTTCACTCTGCAGCGGCGCATCTTTTACAAAAATTATTTTATATTCATGCACTTGCAAAGTTTTAGTGTCGGTATGATAACTGAATAAATAATCTTGATAATTATCAGTCAGTTGCCATTGGCGCCAAGGTAGATCGGTTGTTAGCGGCGTTAGCAGCGGCGATTCGGTTAAAATAATTTCCTGATTAAATAATTGCGTCCGCAACTCCTCGCACAACTCCGCTTGGTCAAGCTTCTCGATACAATCCATTCCCGCTGGCTGCCACGTCAATAGCGCGGACAGCTTCACCTCTTGAACCAATTGACCGTCGGTGAACCGAGTGGGATGGCTGTGCGTGCCACGCCGAATCTGGATTTGAGAATACAGCGCCGGCTGGGGATTCAGAAAACTGAGATCAATGCGATTGCCCTGCGGATGCGCGGTGGCAGTTAGATTCAATAAGCGCATAATTAAACCTCCTCCAAAACGATAACATTGATTCCGCTTTGATAACGGCTATCACTAGGAATTTGTGGAATTTCATGAGCCGCCAATTCGATTTTGCCGCTGGTGGTAACGGGCGACCACGCGGTTGAGTAAGCCAGCGCCAGCACCTTGACTTGTTCTACCCCAACCAACGCTTGAATGGTTTGATAAAACGGTTCTAAATAAAAACTCAGTTGACCCACATCGAGCGGTGGCGTGAGCACGGGTAACTGCTGGGCGCGCTGGCGGATCTGCTGATGAATCGCGTCCGCGTCAGCCGCTACCGTGATTTCAGCCGCTGCGCTGACGGTGATGAGTTCCAACGTGTCGGGCGTTTTACCTTGAATTTCAAAGGAGGTGGTGATCTGGTGATCAGTTAACGTGCTGGTAAAATTCAAAGTATGGCTCGGTATTTCCCGCCGAAATTCGGTAATCGTGACATAATCCACGCCCTCAGTCGCTTCAATCGCCTCATAAAATTTGCTCAAATACAGCGTTTGCCCAAACTCGACGTTATTAAAGGCCAACAATTGCCCGACGACGCGTTGTACCTGCACTTTCACTTTGGGCGGATCGTAATAAGTTTTAATGCCAATTTCAGCAGTAACATAGATTTTGACATAATCGACCGCTTCAATTTCAATGGTGGTCGTGACTGGACGTTGATCTTCAAAATAGGCTAACAAATTTGCTTTCAGAACATCACTCACTAGCCCACCGCCAGCCGGGGCGAGGTATAAAATCACGGTATTCCAAGCGGTGGCGACGGCTCTGACTTTGCCCACGCCGGAAAAATTTTGCGCTAACGTTTGATAATCTACGGCGGCTACGGCGCGTTGCTGTCGCTGAAATTGCGCCGGTGCTCGTAACACGGCAGTTTCAATACTTTCCCGCTCAGCGCCACCGGTAGCCGCCTGCGGATTGGTCACTTTAACACCCAGTTGAGTCAGTGGCGATGGCGCGAGAATCGTTTGAATGGTATTGGCGGCGACATTTCCGTGCGTGCCCCCACCGACGCGGTAAGTGGCTTTAATCTCGGCACCAGCAGCGGGAATTGCGCCAAAGTTACCATCACCAAAAATGACGGTAGCCCAGTCGTCTTCATCGATTTCAATCATAAAATCCGTTTGTTGATTACGACTAAACGCTAAAGTTTCGCGTAAAGTCCACGGGACTTGATTGACTTGTAACCCGATATCGTTATTCACCCCGGGGCGCAGAATTAACCTGGCGTGCGCCAAGCGCAAACGTTGATTGGGCGTACCCGTAGACGTTCCTAAAAATTCCTCGCGGATTAAGTAGCCTTCGGTAACGGGGATACCGACGTATTGTTTGCGTTGGCAATTAATCTCTAAATTTTCGCCGAGATATTCAAATCGCACGGGGGGTTGATTATTCTGACTGGGCATGGCAAAAGCATCCCCTTTAGAAAGGGTGATCGTTTGATTACAAGGGGCTGGAAAAGTCAAAGTCAACTGGGTAATTGCCGGCGTCGCGGTGGCAAGTGAATAACCGACTAATCGCAACTGATGAATAATACTGCGTCGAGTTTGCGCCGTGCCCAGAAGACTTTCGTTAGCCAGGCGGTCGGTGTAATAACTGAAACCATCGCCCAGCTGAGCAAACAGTTGCAGCAGGACATTACCCAAATCGGCTTCATTGCGGTAATCAGTCCAATCGGGACGTTGTTCTGGAATAAGTGCCCGCATAGCGGCCAGCAAGCTCTCGTAATCACGGGCTAAATAATCCCGGCGTGGGGACTCTGTTATGGCTGTCATCTTCCTCTCCTAGTTACTGTCGAGATATTATTCTACCTAAATATTCAAAAGCATTCAAAACTTTAATAAAAAAATATAGGTTGGGTTAGTAACCCAACGTTTTTTGGCGCATTGACTACCGGGCTTTACCCATCCTACAAAGTTTACCAAGTTCTTCGATCCAAGCTCCGCTCATTGCTCTTTCGTCCAATTTTCTATCTTTACTCCTGGATAGCGTTGAAAATCAGCCTCATTATTGGTTACCAATACCACATCTAAAGCCACAGCTTGTGCAGCAATTAACTTGTCCAACGTGTCAGACTTTTTTTCTCGGGTCGCATAGCGCACTTCGGCATATTGATTTGCCGATTGCTCATCAAAAGGTATTGCTGGAATCACCTCTAATAAAGCATTCAGTGCCGCTTCGTTTTGAGCACGAGTTTCCGGTGGGCAACAGCGCACGCCATAACGCAATTCTGCCAGAGTCACTGTCGAGATCACTACCTCACCTTCGTAGCATTCAGCAAAGCGCATGGCAACTTGGGGTGGTCGTTGTTTTAGCAAATAAATGCAAATATTCGTATCCAACATGTACTTCACAGTGCTTCTCGTTTCTGCTCATTTTGATTGGGTCGACCCTCGGTCATAAAATCTGGGCTAAAGGCTGCAAAACGGTTAAGTACATCAGTCAGTTTTCGCCGTGCTGGGCGAATGACCAGAGCATCCTTCTCACGAATCATTTCATAGTCAATGTCTAAGCGTTGAAATTGTAGTTCTTTGGGAATTTGTATCGTTTGAGAATTCCCGTTAATAATAATTTTAGTCAGCATGAGTGATCTCCTGATAGTGAGTAGTTGTAGATGGCTCGTTCCCAAGCCGCGCTTGGCTGGCTGGCATTCCCAAGTAGAACTTGGGAACGAGCTAAAAATAGAAAGTAGGGTGGGCAAAAGCGCAGCGTTGCCCACCATTTCCCTAATATGATCAGTAAAATCAAGGGTAGGTAGTGCCTGCCCTACCTAGCTAACCGACGCGGACTTTGGGGGATTAAATCGTATTCCTCTTTCCGGTGTTGTTCTAATTCCCATAGGTCTACCGCTTGTTGCATGTTTAGCCAACTACTGGCCGTGGTGCCTAAGAAACGAGCTAACCGAATAGCAATATCCGGGGTAATAGCCCGACGTTCATGAATAATCTCTGAAACAACGTATCGAGAGAGGTGTAGTTGTTTAGCGAATTCTGTTTGGGTGAGGTGAAGTTCCGGCAAAACATCTTCTCTCAAAATGGCACCTGGATGGGTTGGTTTTCTCGCTTTAGCACGTAATGACTTCATTAATGGTAATCCTCTAAATCGACTTCGTAAGCCTGTCCCTCTTCAAACCGAAAAGTTATTCGCCAATTGCCAGATACTTTAACACTCCAGCGGTTTTTTTTATCGCCAGTGAGTTGATGTAATCCATAACTTGGTAAATTCATATCTTCTATGATTTCCGCAGCCTCCAGTCTATCTAATAACCGGCTGATACGGTCACACTGTTGAGGATTGAGCAGATTCTTCTTATCATTACAAAAGAATTGTTTTAAGCCTTTATGTTTGAAGCTTTTAATCATTTATTTTACGATTAGTTTTGCACCTTACTCAGTTTCCATTTGATAACGTAGGTCATTTTGTCGGATGCGTTAGTGAGTAGGTTAGGCAATGCCTACCCTACCTGGCTGGACTATCAATCTACATTGGCCCTATGGTTGCCAATAAGTTAAAATAAGCAACTTTGACGGTTTCATCTTCGTAAAGTGCCAAGGATTGCCGATAATACTCCCTGGCAGCCTCATAGTCCCGTTGTTTTTCCATCTTGCGGGCCATAACGTAAAGTTGGTTGTACTCGTCGCTGTGCAAATACGGCCTGCACGTTCGGATGGTTGCGTGCGAGTCGCTGGCCCTGTTTGGAAAGGAGCGCGCCCGGGGTCTCGAAGCTATAAACAACTTCATCGCTCGCTGCGTCCACCGTCACGTCTGGCGTCCATCCTGGTGCTTACTTTGCCAATGTCCGAAGGCTCGGTGCTGTTGTAAGCTACGCGTTGGTTTAACCGCTTGGGATAGAAATTGTGCCAAGGCAAGGCTGACTACTTCAGCGGGGGTGAGATGCCCACTCTGGCAATAGTGTTCTAAAGCTTCTGCTTGTGCTTGAGACAATTCAATTAACGTTTTCATAATGAGTTTTCTCTTTTGAAGGGTGCTGACTAGCGCCTAACGCACCCGACGACGCTACCCATTTTCTGCTCCACCGAGGGTAATTTTTCCAAAAGGGCTTGAGCTTTTTGGCTCGTTCCCAAGCGCGGCTTGGGAATGCGTGCCCGCCCAGTTCTCGCTTGACGAGTAACCGAGAACAAATAATAATAAAATTATAGCTCAGGTAGCTCAGGTAGGGTGCGTTATCAACGCACCGAAAGCCTGGACATTTTTAAATGGTGCGTTACAGCTAACGCCTAACGCACCCTACTTGCTTAAGTGGTTTAATTACTTTAGATAATATTGAGATGATTTTTATTTTTAGCGAGGTAGGGTGCGTTAAGCGCGTTTGTTTGCGCCGTAACGCCCCAATCTTTTTAACTCATTTATAAAGAACATTTTTATGAATATTCTTAAACAACGCTTAATAGACATCATTTATCAACAACCCGATGAAGTTTCAGCAGAAACTCTTTTGCAAATGATATCTGCTACGCTCATTAAATTACAGTCCGGCCAAGAGCAATCACCGAACGTTATGGAACCCAAACAGCTTGCTTGGGAACGCACGATACGGCGTATGAAACCAGGATATTCTCTCGGAGGACATATGCCAAGCCGAGAATCTTTATATGAGCGTTGAATGGGTAACATTAGATACGAACATTCTGGTTTACTCCATAGATATTGATGCCGGATTCAAGCATGAGCGTGCTATGGAGATTTTTTGGCAGGTACGGCAAAAGAATTGTGTACTCACGCTGCAAGCGCTGGCTGAATTTTTCGTGGTAGCAACTCGCAAATGTGCAATGCCCATGGAAGAAGCAATTGCTCAGGTACAGGATTGGCAAACGTTATTTCCCATCGTTACGGCTACCACCACTAGCCTGAGGCCATGCCGGCGGTACAACAACATCATCTATCCTTTTGGGATGCCATGCTGTGGGCAGTTGCCCAACAAGCCGGTGTGACTTTGTTATTAAGTGAAGACTGTCAACATAACCGAGTGCTAGAAGAGATGCGGTTTTATAATCCCTTTCTCGAAAAAGAATTTAACTTGGATTTGATTTAGGGAAATGGTGGGCAACGCTTCGCTTTTGCCCACCCTACCGGGCTTGTTACCACCCCCAGCCCCTCCTTGAAAAGGAGGGGAGCAAATTCAGCTTAACTTTAGGATAGTGATGCTTCAGCGTGGGAATCAACCGACGTTCGAGCGTTGGGAACCAGCCAACGAACCAAGCCACCTTCTCCCCCTCCTTACCAAGGAGGGGGCCGGGGGGTGGTTATTTCTTCGCCTTAGTCGATTTCTCCACCGGTTTAGCAGCATAAAATCGAGTTAAATCCGCCGCCGGCATAACCACCGATTCCTCTTTGCGAGTTTTAGGATCGAAGCGCTTGATGCTTCTTTCGGGTTGATACAGCGGCGCCAGTTGGGTTACTTCATCTTCTTCCAAATTTTGGACACCCGGTAAAGTGATATTAAGCCGATGTTGGCTATCATCACAATCAACGGTAATCAATTTAAAATCACCTTGCGTAGTCGAATCAGTTACTTTAGTCTGAATTTGACCTTGGAGCGGCGGTTCTTTATGCTCAATCGCGGAACCTAAAAATTGTTTGGTAATCGCAACGCGGTAAAAGTGGTTCATATAACCTCCCCATTTAAATGACGGCTATGAGTTGTTGGTGTTGGATATCATGATTTTGTGCAACAAAAGTCCAAATATCGCCGGTGTAGCTTGCGGTAGCAGAGAAGTAATTGCCCCCATTCGTCGTCAGTGAGGTAGTGAGTCCCCACGCACCACTATAATGCTTATAAAAAATTTCACTTTGACCCCCACCATCATCACCCCTACCCCCACCAGTAGACCAAAATACCCAAATATCGCCACGGCGGTCTTCTATGACCCGATAATTCCCTGGATATGCCGTTCCGGTATTCAGTTGAATGTCACTTCCCCAATTGCGTCGGTACCAAATATCCTGGCTTCCCGTTCGGTTTGATAGCCAAAATACCCAAATTTCTCCACGAGAAGTGGTGAAGGCTAGGGGTTGTTCGTCATAAGCGGCGTCGTAGGTGATTCGAGATTCACCGCTCCACTGCTGACTGGTATAATAAATTTTATAATAGATATCCGAATTCCAAACGTCGCCAATTTGCCGGTAAGATTGCCAAAATACCCAAATATTCCCCTGGGAATCGACCGCGGCAGTCGGGTAATAATCATCTTCGGTCGCCGTGGTCAGTCGTTGTTCCGCTTCCCAGCTACCGGTGTAGCGGCGGTAGTAAATATCATAGTTCCATTGCCCATCTCTCATCTGCCGATAAGAATACCAAAATACCCAAATATTGCCCGCCAAATCTTTGATAGCCACGGGTCGAGAATTATCCGTTTTGTCATCGGTCAAGGGTTGTTCACCTTCCCACTGCTGCTTGGCACGAAGGTAACGTTGGCCGTAAATATAATTACGCCATTGGCCATTGACATTTCGGTAAGTTTCCCAAAATAGCCAAATATTCCCTTGCGGGTCTTCTAGGGGTTGGAAGTTATTATTGCCGTAGGACTGCTCCACTGTGGATAATTCTTGATCGGGTTCCCACTGCTGGGTGCTGGGATCGTAGCGTTTATACCACATACTGGCTTTATTAACCTGTTTATCCTGAT
Encoded here:
- a CDS encoding putative virulence-associated protein C, with amino-acid sequence MKYMLDTNICIYLLKQRPPQVAMRFAECYEGEVVISTVTLAELRYGVRCCPPETRAQNEAALNALLEVIPAIPFDEQSANQYAEVRYATREKKSDTLDKLIAAQAVALDVVLVTNNEADFQRYPGVKIENWTKEQ
- a CDS encoding virulence-associated protein, producing the protein MLTKIIINGNSQTIQIPKELQFQRLDIDYEMIREKDALVIRPARRKLTDVLNRFAAFSPDFMTEGRPNQNEQKREAL
- a CDS encoding XRE family transcriptional regulator, giving the protein MKSLRAKARKPTHPGAILREDVLPELHLTQTEFAKQLHLSRYVVSEIIHERRAITPDIAIRLARFLGTTASSWLNMQQAVDLWELEQHRKEEYDLIPQSPRRLAR
- a CDS encoding plasmid maintenance system killer protein, with amino-acid sequence MIKSFKHKGLKQFFCNDKKNLLNPQQCDRISRLLDRLEAAEIIEDMNLPSYGLHQLTGDKKNRWSVKVSGNWRITFRFEEGQAYEVDLEDYH
- a CDS encoding PilT protein domain-containing protein, whose translation is MPAVQQHHLSFWDAMLWAVAQQAGVTLLLSEDCQHNRVLEEMRFYNPFLEKEFNLDLI